Proteins encoded together in one Bradyrhizobium sp. PSBB068 window:
- a CDS encoding maleylacetate reductase, with protein sequence MSIAAPDAARPPIAAAGNAGSGTFAYCSQQYRVLFGAGTAARLGEEAERLGIKRALVLTTPEQQDLGHRLGAGLGDRLAGLFAGARMHTPVEVTNEALRIVESRDIDGLVAIGGGSTVGLGKALSLRTGLPHLAVPTTYAGSEMTPILGETTNGIKTTQHSQDLVPDAVIYDVDLTVSLPPHVSAASGLNAIAHAVEALYAPDANPLTSLMAEDGTAALARALPRIVAAPADAGARRDALYGAWLCGVCLGAVGMSLHHKLCHVLGGMFNLPHAETHAIVLPHAAAYNAAAAPEAMTRIARALRTDDAPQGLFDLAQRLALPRRLADIGMPEDGIARAAEMAVRSPYANPRPVERVAIQDLIAAAWRGDAPARH encoded by the coding sequence ATGAGCATCGCAGCGCCCGATGCCGCACGCCCGCCGATCGCGGCGGCCGGAAATGCCGGCAGCGGCACCTTTGCCTATTGCTCGCAGCAATATCGCGTGCTGTTCGGCGCCGGCACCGCGGCGCGGCTCGGCGAGGAAGCTGAGCGCCTCGGCATCAAGCGGGCGCTGGTGTTGACCACCCCCGAGCAGCAGGACCTCGGACACCGGCTCGGCGCGGGCCTCGGCGACCGGCTCGCAGGACTGTTTGCCGGCGCGCGGATGCATACGCCGGTCGAGGTCACCAACGAAGCGCTTCGCATCGTGGAATCCCGCGACATCGACGGGCTGGTCGCGATCGGCGGCGGCTCGACGGTCGGGCTCGGCAAGGCGCTGTCGCTGCGCACCGGGCTGCCGCATCTGGCGGTCCCGACCACCTATGCCGGCTCGGAGATGACCCCGATCCTCGGTGAGACCACGAACGGCATCAAGACCACGCAGCACTCCCAGGATCTGGTGCCGGACGCCGTGATCTACGACGTCGATCTCACCGTCAGCCTGCCGCCGCATGTCTCCGCCGCCAGCGGCTTGAATGCGATCGCTCACGCGGTCGAGGCACTCTATGCGCCCGACGCCAACCCATTGACCTCGCTGATGGCGGAGGACGGCACCGCCGCGCTCGCCCGCGCGCTGCCGCGCATCGTGGCTGCGCCCGCCGATGCGGGCGCGCGGCGCGACGCGCTCTACGGCGCCTGGCTGTGCGGCGTCTGCCTCGGCGCGGTCGGGATGTCGCTGCATCACAAGCTCTGTCACGTGCTGGGCGGCATGTTCAACCTGCCCCATGCCGAAACCCATGCGATCGTGCTGCCGCATGCGGCCGCCTACAACGCCGCTGCGGCGCCGGAAGCGATGACCCGGATTGCGCGCGCGTTGCGCACGGATGATGCGCCGCAAGGGCTGTTCGATCTCGCGCAGCGGCTCGCGCTGCCGCGCCGGCTGGCCGACATCGGAATGCCTGAGGACGGCATCGCGCGTGCCGCCGAGATGGCGGTGCGCAGCCCCTATGCCAATCCAAGACCTGTGGAGCGCGTCGCGATCCAGGACCTGATCGCTGCGGCCTGGCGCGGCGACGCGCCCGCGCGGCACTGA
- a CDS encoding intradiol ring-cleavage dioxygenase — translation MANFNEHDLTDEVIRSFADTPNKRLKFLIEETVKSLHDLVRRTELTFEEWNQAIEFLTRTGQTCTPLRQEFILLSDVLGVSMLVDAVNHREREGATETTVLGPFYVGEHRVTPHGADISDGIDGEVMFVQSRVTDLAGKPLAGAEIDVWHADDDGFYDSQKADYAAHGPSLRARFVTDADGRFSFRTILPCSYPIPTDGPVGDLITATKRHPMRPAHVHFLVKADGYEPLITHVFLDGDEYLRSDVVFGVKDELVARVEPKSEPVLPNGERVAGPWHLMTYDFQMKPGAGLVPQPMMAAE, via the coding sequence ATGGCTAACTTCAACGAGCATGACCTCACCGACGAGGTGATCCGCAGCTTCGCCGACACGCCGAACAAGCGACTGAAATTCCTCATCGAGGAGACGGTGAAGTCGCTGCACGATTTGGTGCGTCGCACCGAGCTCACCTTCGAGGAATGGAATCAGGCGATTGAGTTCCTGACCCGCACCGGTCAGACCTGCACGCCGCTGCGCCAGGAGTTCATCCTGCTGTCCGACGTGCTCGGCGTCTCGATGCTGGTCGACGCGGTCAACCATCGCGAGCGCGAGGGCGCGACCGAGACCACGGTGCTCGGTCCGTTCTATGTCGGCGAGCACCGCGTCACGCCGCACGGCGCCGACATCTCCGACGGGATCGACGGCGAAGTGATGTTCGTGCAGAGCCGCGTCACGGATCTGGCCGGCAAGCCGCTCGCCGGCGCCGAGATCGACGTCTGGCATGCCGACGATGACGGCTTCTACGATTCGCAGAAGGCTGATTACGCCGCGCATGGTCCGTCGCTGCGCGCGCGCTTCGTCACCGATGCCGACGGCCGCTTTTCGTTCCGCACCATCCTGCCGTGCAGCTATCCGATCCCGACCGATGGCCCGGTCGGCGATCTGATCACCGCGACGAAACGGCATCCGATGCGGCCGGCGCATGTGCATTTCCTGGTCAAGGCCGATGGCTATGAGCCGCTGATCACCCACGTGTTCCTCGATGGCGACGAATACCTGCGCAGCGACGTGGTGTTCGGCGTCAAGGACGAACTCGTCGCGCGGGTCGAGCCGAAAAGCGAGCCGGTGTTGCCGAACGGCGAGCGGGTCGCAGGCCCCTGGCACCTGATGACCTACGACTTCCAGATGAAGCCGGGCGCCGGCCTGGTGCCGCAGCCGATGATGGCCGCGGAATAA
- a CDS encoding FAD-dependent monooxygenase produces the protein MTSKPVETDVLIVGSGPAGATAAALLGMYGVKHILVTKYGWLADTPRAHITNQRAMEVLRDLGLEEKAVAQAVPQHLMANNVFCESLAGEEFGRLYSWGNHPSRKADYDLASPARICDLPQNFLEPILIEAAGQRGTSLCFNTEFVDLVQDADGVTATVKDRLSGETYQIRAKYLIGADGGRSRVAEVIGLPMEGQMGRAGSMNIIVQADLSKYVAHRPSVLYWVLQPGAEIGGIGAGLIRMVRPWNEWLIIWGYDIEQGERKLSNDEAISIVRNLVGDETLAVKVRSTSTWTVNEMYAGHYSSGRVFCVGDAVHRHPPTNGLGSNTSIQDAYNLCWKLKLVLEGHAAPSLLETYSAERQPVGKQIVTRANKSIGDFPPIFEAVGLVASTDPAEARKAIAARKAPTAEGKARRKKLYEAIANKSYEFNCHGVELNQRYGSTAVVSDGTPMPAFTRDHELYYQATTWPGAHLPHVWVEHHGERKSTLDLTGKGRFTLLTGIGGDGWKTAAAAVEKAYGLPVDVVTIGPQGCDALDIYADWYRQSEVDEDGCVLVRPDMYVAWRAKESATDASDVLLDVFGRILGRSAQAKSVAAA, from the coding sequence ATGACCAGCAAACCTGTTGAGACCGACGTGCTCATCGTCGGCAGCGGCCCGGCCGGCGCGACGGCGGCGGCGCTGCTCGGCATGTACGGCGTCAAGCACATCCTGGTGACGAAATATGGCTGGCTGGCCGACACGCCGCGCGCCCACATCACCAACCAGCGTGCGATGGAGGTGCTGCGCGATCTCGGCCTGGAGGAGAAGGCGGTGGCGCAGGCGGTGCCGCAGCACCTGATGGCCAACAACGTGTTCTGCGAGAGCCTCGCCGGCGAGGAGTTCGGCCGGCTCTATTCCTGGGGCAACCATCCCTCGCGCAAGGCGGATTACGATCTCGCCAGTCCCGCCCGCATCTGCGACCTGCCGCAGAATTTCCTCGAGCCGATCCTGATCGAGGCGGCCGGCCAGCGCGGCACCTCGCTGTGCTTCAACACCGAGTTCGTCGACCTGGTGCAGGATGCCGACGGCGTCACCGCGACGGTGAAGGATCGTCTGTCCGGCGAGACCTATCAGATCCGCGCCAAATATCTGATCGGCGCCGACGGCGGCCGCAGCCGGGTTGCCGAGGTGATCGGACTGCCGATGGAGGGCCAGATGGGCCGCGCCGGCAGTATGAACATCATCGTGCAGGCGGATTTGAGCAAGTACGTCGCGCACCGCCCGAGCGTGCTGTACTGGGTGCTGCAGCCGGGTGCCGAGATCGGCGGCATCGGCGCTGGCCTGATCCGCATGGTGCGGCCGTGGAACGAATGGCTGATCATCTGGGGCTACGACATCGAGCAGGGCGAGCGCAAGCTCTCTAATGACGAGGCGATCTCGATCGTGCGCAATCTGGTCGGCGACGAGACGCTCGCGGTCAAGGTCCGCTCGACCTCGACCTGGACCGTGAACGAGATGTATGCCGGCCACTATTCGTCTGGCCGGGTGTTCTGCGTCGGCGACGCCGTGCACCGCCATCCGCCGACCAACGGCCTCGGCTCCAACACCTCGATCCAGGATGCCTACAATCTCTGCTGGAAGCTGAAGCTGGTGCTGGAGGGCCACGCCGCGCCGTCGCTGCTCGAGACCTATTCGGCCGAACGGCAGCCGGTCGGCAAGCAGATCGTGACCCGCGCCAACAAGAGCATCGGCGACTTCCCGCCGATCTTCGAGGCGGTGGGGCTCGTCGCCTCGACCGATCCGGCCGAAGCACGCAAGGCAATCGCCGCGCGCAAGGCACCGACCGCCGAGGGCAAGGCGCGGCGCAAGAAGCTCTACGAGGCGATCGCCAACAAGAGCTACGAGTTCAACTGCCACGGCGTCGAGCTGAATCAGCGCTACGGGTCGACCGCGGTCGTATCCGACGGCACGCCGATGCCGGCCTTCACCCGGGATCACGAGCTCTACTATCAGGCGACCACCTGGCCCGGCGCGCATCTGCCGCATGTCTGGGTCGAGCATCACGGCGAGCGCAAGTCGACGCTCGATCTCACCGGCAAGGGCCGCTTCACGCTGCTCACCGGGATCGGCGGCGATGGCTGGAAGACGGCCGCGGCCGCGGTCGAGAAGGCCTATGGCCTGCCGGTCGATGTGGTGACGATCGGCCCGCAGGGCTGCGATGCGCTCGACATCTATGCCGACTGGTATCGCCAGAGCGAGGTGGACGAGGACGGCTGCGTGCTGGTGCGTCCCGACATGTATGTCGCCTGGCGCGCCAAGGAGTCCGCAACTGACGCCAGCGATGTGCTGCTCGACGTGTTCGGCCGGATCCTCGGTCGCAGCGCGCAAGCGAAGTCCGTCGCCGCCGCGTGA
- a CDS encoding ABC transporter substrate-binding protein: MSFDRRRVLQGIAGGFAAAGSTTLFAPAVRAANKPIKIGYVSPKSGPLAAFAEADDFVLGEFRKFIKDGVKVGSQIYPVEVVTKDSQSNPNRAAEVAKELITRDNVGLIVVGATPETNNPVATQCELEQVPCISSVAPWQTNFIGRQANPGDPKSWKPFDYTFHYFWGLEDVIGVFTSMWSQVATNKSVGALFPNDADGNAWGDTAIGFPPVLAKQGFKLTDPGRFQNLTDDFSSQIAAFRGADAEIITGVIIPPDFTTFWNQSRQKGLKPKVVSVAKALLFPASVQALGKGGNNISTEVWWTPTHPYKSSLSGVSAADLAKGYEQASGKQWTQPIGFVHSLFEVAIDAIKRSGDPSDGAALAKAIGATKLDTIVGQVAFGSSAVPPFAAKNIAKTPLVGGQWRLNGDKYDMVITDNRLAPQIPLGGDMQALS, translated from the coding sequence ATGTCCTTCGATCGCCGCCGCGTGCTGCAGGGCATCGCCGGAGGCTTCGCCGCCGCAGGCAGCACGACGTTGTTCGCGCCGGCCGTGCGGGCGGCCAACAAGCCGATCAAGATCGGCTATGTCTCGCCGAAGAGCGGGCCGCTGGCGGCCTTCGCCGAGGCCGACGATTTCGTGCTGGGTGAATTCCGCAAGTTCATCAAGGATGGCGTCAAGGTTGGATCGCAGATCTATCCGGTCGAGGTGGTGACCAAGGACAGCCAGTCGAATCCGAACCGCGCCGCCGAAGTCGCCAAGGAGCTGATCACCCGCGACAATGTCGGCCTGATCGTGGTCGGCGCGACACCCGAAACCAACAATCCGGTGGCGACGCAATGCGAGCTCGAGCAGGTGCCGTGCATCTCCTCCGTGGCGCCGTGGCAGACCAATTTCATCGGCCGCCAGGCCAATCCCGGCGATCCCAAGAGCTGGAAGCCGTTCGACTACACTTTCCACTATTTCTGGGGTCTGGAGGACGTGATCGGCGTCTTCACCAGCATGTGGAGCCAGGTCGCGACCAACAAATCGGTCGGCGCGCTGTTCCCGAACGATGCCGACGGCAACGCCTGGGGCGACACCGCGATCGGCTTCCCGCCAGTGCTCGCCAAGCAGGGCTTCAAGCTGACCGATCCCGGCCGCTTCCAGAACCTCACCGACGATTTCTCCTCGCAGATCGCCGCGTTCCGTGGCGCCGATGCCGAGATCATCACCGGCGTGATCATCCCGCCCGACTTCACCACCTTCTGGAACCAGTCGCGGCAGAAGGGACTGAAGCCGAAGGTCGTCTCGGTCGCCAAGGCGCTGCTGTTTCCTGCTTCTGTGCAGGCGCTCGGCAAGGGCGGCAACAACATCTCGACCGAGGTGTGGTGGACGCCGACGCATCCCTACAAGTCGAGCCTCAGCGGCGTCAGCGCGGCCGATCTCGCCAAGGGCTATGAGCAGGCCTCCGGCAAGCAATGGACCCAGCCGATCGGCTTCGTGCATTCGCTGTTCGAGGTCGCGATCGACGCGATCAAGCGCTCCGGCGATCCGAGCGACGGCGCCGCGCTGGCAAAGGCGATCGGAGCCACAAAGTTGGACACCATCGTGGGCCAGGTCGCGTTCGGTTCCAGCGCGGTGCCGCCATTCGCGGCCAAGAACATCGCCAAGACGCCGCTGGTCGGCGGCCAATGGCGGCTCAATGGCGACAAATACGACATGGTGATCACCGACAACAGACTGGCGCCGCAAATCCCGCTCGGCGGCGACATGCAGGCGCTGAGCTAG
- a CDS encoding ABC transporter ATP-binding protein has protein sequence MLELHSVSKRFGAIVVADAIDLTLASGEALGVIGPNGAGKSTLFNLITGLLRPEAGRIVLDGADITHLSPEARCRTGIGRSFQIPQPFDHLSVFENLAVAAQFGGGLSEADAVQHCGRMLDLTGLEAKANRLAGSLPLLDRKRLELARALATRPRTLLLDEIAGGLTDAECHELVETIRTIHAEGVAIIWIEHVVHALLAVVQRLVVLNFGKVVAQGVPAEVMRSREVETIYMGVPA, from the coding sequence ATGCTCGAACTCCATTCCGTCTCGAAGAGGTTCGGCGCCATCGTGGTTGCCGATGCCATCGACCTGACCCTTGCGTCCGGCGAGGCGCTCGGCGTGATCGGGCCGAACGGCGCCGGCAAGTCGACGCTGTTCAACCTGATCACCGGCCTGCTGCGGCCGGAGGCCGGCCGCATCGTCCTCGATGGCGCCGACATCACGCATCTCTCTCCGGAGGCGCGCTGTCGCACAGGCATCGGGCGCTCGTTCCAGATCCCGCAGCCGTTCGACCACCTCTCGGTGTTCGAGAATCTGGCCGTTGCCGCCCAGTTCGGCGGCGGTCTGTCGGAGGCCGATGCGGTCCAGCATTGCGGCCGCATGCTTGATCTGACCGGCCTCGAAGCCAAGGCCAACCGGCTCGCCGGCAGCCTGCCGCTGCTCGATCGCAAGCGGCTCGAGCTCGCGCGGGCGCTCGCCACCAGGCCGCGCACGCTGCTGCTCGACGAGATCGCAGGCGGGCTCACCGATGCCGAATGCCATGAGCTGGTCGAGACCATCAGAACCATTCATGCCGAGGGTGTCGCCATCATCTGGATCGAGCATGTGGTGCACGCGCTGCTCGCGGTGGTGCAGCGGCTGGTCGTGCTCAATTTCGGCAAGGTCGTTGCGCAAGGCGTGCCCGCCGAGGTGATGCGCTCGCGCGAGGTCGAGACCATCTACATGGGCGTGCCGGCATGA
- a CDS encoding ABC transporter ATP-binding protein: MTALLNVSALDAFYGDFQALFGIDFELKEGEAVAVIGANGAGKSTMLKSLAGLVKNRPDAIHLKGRAIGDASAASIVRLGLALVPEGRQLFPSLSVEENLLIGAYGGERTAPWDLAAVYRIFPVLRERRRGAVTALSGGQQQMVAIGRALMSNPQVLLCDEISLGLAPIVVEDIYRMLPQIRSGGTAVVLVEQDIARALRAADRFYCLQEGRVTLSGKPDDVDQDTIRAAYFGA; the protein is encoded by the coding sequence ATGACCGCGCTGCTCAATGTCTCCGCGCTCGATGCGTTCTACGGTGACTTCCAGGCGCTGTTCGGCATCGATTTCGAACTGAAGGAGGGCGAGGCGGTCGCGGTGATCGGCGCCAACGGCGCCGGCAAGTCGACCATGCTGAAGTCGCTGGCGGGACTCGTGAAGAACCGCCCCGATGCCATTCATCTCAAGGGACGCGCGATCGGCGATGCGTCTGCGGCCAGCATCGTGCGGCTCGGGCTTGCGCTGGTCCCGGAGGGCCGGCAGCTGTTTCCTTCGCTCAGCGTCGAGGAGAACCTCCTGATCGGCGCCTATGGCGGCGAGCGCACCGCACCGTGGGATCTTGCGGCGGTCTATCGGATATTCCCGGTGCTCAGGGAGCGCCGGCGCGGCGCCGTCACGGCGCTGTCCGGCGGCCAGCAGCAGATGGTGGCGATCGGCCGCGCGCTGATGTCGAACCCACAGGTCCTGCTGTGCGACGAGATCAGCCTCGGCCTCGCGCCGATCGTGGTGGAGGACATCTACCGGATGCTGCCGCAGATCCGCTCCGGCGGCACCGCGGTCGTGCTGGTCGAGCAGGACATCGCCCGCGCGTTGCGGGCGGCAGATCGCTTCTATTGCTTGCAGGAGGGGCGGGTGACCTTGAGCGGAAAGCCTGACGATGTGGATCAGGACACGATCCGCGCGGCCTATTTCGGAGCATGA
- a CDS encoding branched-chain amino acid ABC transporter permease, which produces MSGLDTIIEGVLLGGVYALFALGLSLIFGIMRLVNLAHGDLILLAAYLVLSATTALGLPLVTASLLVVAAMFVLGFVLQRLVLERVLGDDILPPLLVTFGLSIVIQNGLLLGYGADSRRLQAGAFESSSVTLAPGLSVGLAPLTALVTAIAAVALLQLIFYRTWLGRAFRATADNPAIAQLMGVNERNVYAIAVGLSLAVSVIAAVVFGIRASFDPSIGPARLLYAFEAVIIGGLGSLWGTLAGGIVLGLAQAIGGRINPEWQILAGHLTFLAVLMVRPRGLFPARRT; this is translated from the coding sequence ATGAGCGGACTAGACACCATCATCGAAGGCGTGCTGCTCGGCGGCGTCTATGCGCTGTTCGCGCTCGGCCTGTCGCTGATCTTCGGCATCATGCGCCTGGTTAATCTGGCGCACGGCGATCTGATCCTGCTTGCAGCCTATCTGGTGCTCAGCGCCACCACCGCGCTCGGCCTGCCGCTTGTAACCGCATCCCTGCTGGTCGTTGCCGCGATGTTCGTGCTCGGCTTCGTGCTGCAGCGGCTGGTCTTGGAGCGCGTGCTCGGCGACGACATCTTGCCGCCGCTGCTCGTCACCTTCGGCCTGTCGATCGTGATCCAGAACGGGCTGTTGCTCGGCTATGGCGCAGACAGCCGCCGCCTGCAGGCCGGCGCCTTCGAATCCTCGTCGGTGACGCTGGCCCCGGGTCTCAGCGTCGGCCTCGCGCCGCTGACGGCGCTGGTGACGGCGATCGCCGCCGTCGCGCTGCTTCAGCTGATCTTCTATCGCACCTGGCTCGGCCGTGCCTTCCGCGCCACCGCCGACAATCCCGCGATCGCGCAATTGATGGGCGTCAACGAGCGCAACGTCTATGCGATTGCGGTCGGGCTCTCGCTCGCGGTCTCGGTGATCGCCGCTGTCGTGTTCGGCATCCGTGCCAGTTTCGATCCGTCGATCGGGCCGGCGCGGCTGCTCTATGCGTTCGAGGCCGTGATCATCGGCGGCCTCGGCAGCCTGTGGGGCACGCTGGCGGGCGGTATCGTGCTCGGGCTGGCTCAGGCGATCGGGGGCCGGATCAATCCGGAATGGCAGATCCTGGCCGGCCATCTCACCTTCTTGGCCGTGCTGATGGTGCGGCCGCGCGGTCTCTTCCCGGCGAGGCGGACATGA
- a CDS encoding branched-chain amino acid ABC transporter permease codes for MPASREQHAADVPVWQIQVGTRLSRIAAVAGIVLVAVLAVLPAIASRNLIQDLIFVLTMLTLAQLWNVLAGWGGLVSVGQQAFVGLGAYALFAGIVMAGLDPVAAIPLAGLFAALIAAMLGPLLFRLEGPYFAIGSWVAAEALRLICAQFKSLGGGTGMSISPGELSQMVGLKAVQALLGLRPAAARDVLVYWLALLLCVLVTLGIYAFIRSRHGLALAASRDNAAAARSVGVRTARIRHMLWIAVAFASGMVGAVVYLQKARISPDAAFSVTDWTAYVIFIVVIGGVRTIEGPMVGVLLLWGLVTWLAQYGSLYLVVLGTLAILIMLFMPRGVWGAAARRWQLQLFPTQRWLGRSR; via the coding sequence ATGCCGGCAAGCCGGGAGCAGCACGCGGCCGATGTGCCGGTGTGGCAAATCCAGGTCGGCACGCGGCTGTCGCGCATCGCGGCCGTGGCCGGCATCGTGCTGGTCGCGGTGCTTGCCGTGTTGCCGGCGATCGCCTCGCGCAATTTGATCCAGGATCTGATCTTCGTCCTCACCATGCTGACATTGGCGCAGCTCTGGAACGTGCTGGCCGGGTGGGGCGGCCTAGTGTCGGTCGGCCAGCAGGCCTTTGTCGGGCTCGGTGCCTATGCGCTGTTCGCCGGCATCGTGATGGCCGGGCTCGATCCCGTGGCGGCGATCCCGCTGGCCGGGTTGTTCGCGGCGCTGATCGCCGCGATGCTCGGGCCCTTGCTGTTCCGGCTCGAGGGCCCATACTTTGCGATCGGCAGCTGGGTGGCCGCCGAGGCGCTGCGGCTGATCTGCGCCCAGTTCAAGTCGCTCGGCGGCGGCACCGGAATGTCGATCTCGCCGGGCGAACTGTCGCAGATGGTCGGGCTGAAGGCGGTGCAGGCGCTGCTCGGCCTGCGTCCGGCCGCCGCGCGCGACGTGCTGGTCTACTGGCTTGCGCTCTTGCTCTGCGTGCTGGTCACGCTCGGCATCTACGCTTTCATCCGCTCGCGCCATGGCCTCGCGCTGGCGGCCAGCCGCGACAATGCAGCGGCGGCGCGCAGCGTCGGCGTCCGCACCGCGCGGATCCGCCATATGCTATGGATCGCGGTCGCGTTCGCCAGCGGCATGGTCGGCGCCGTGGTCTATCTGCAGAAGGCGCGGATTTCGCCGGATGCCGCCTTCAGCGTCACCGACTGGACCGCATACGTGATCTTCATCGTCGTGATCGGTGGCGTGCGCACCATCGAGGGCCCGATGGTCGGCGTGCTGCTGCTGTGGGGGCTGGTCACCTGGCTAGCGCAGTACGGCAGCCTATATCTGGTCGTGCTCGGCACGCTCGCCATCCTGATCATGCTGTTCATGCCGCGGGGCGTGTGGGGCGCGGCGGCGCGGCGCTGGCAATTGCAGCTGTTTCCGACACAACGCTGGCTCGGCCGCAGCCGCTAG
- a CDS encoding nuclear transport factor 2 family protein: protein MKTLLRPRTAVAALFLALASSSAMAATSEAQQEANRKAVLAFYDKGLNQKDADAALAYVGNRYVQHNPGAADGPDGFRKFIGFLREKFPNSHSEIKRSFVDGDYVILHVHAVREPGTRGNAIIDIFKLEDGKIVEHWDVVQPIPENPANNNTMF, encoded by the coding sequence ATGAAGACCCTTCTCCGGCCACGGACAGCCGTCGCCGCTCTCTTCCTCGCGCTTGCGTCTTCCTCCGCGATGGCGGCCACCAGCGAGGCGCAGCAGGAAGCCAACCGGAAAGCCGTGCTGGCGTTCTACGACAAAGGGCTGAACCAGAAGGACGCCGATGCTGCGCTCGCCTATGTCGGCAACCGCTATGTGCAGCACAATCCCGGCGCGGCCGACGGCCCCGACGGCTTCCGCAAGTTCATCGGCTTCCTGCGCGAGAAGTTTCCGAACTCGCACAGCGAGATCAAGCGTTCGTTCGTCGACGGCGACTACGTGATCCTGCACGTCCACGCCGTGCGCGAGCCCGGCACCCGCGGCAACGCGATCATCGACATCTTCAAGCTCGAGGACGGCAAGATCGTCGAGCATTGGGATGTGGTGCAGCCGATCCCAGAAAATCCGGCGAACAACAACACGATGTTCTGA
- a CDS encoding alpha/beta hydrolase — translation MPVTTLAHQPPQLARANNIDICYEVFGDANAEPLLLIMGLGAQMIHWDDEFCRQLAARGFRVIRFDNRDIGKSSRLSGGKRLTALELIKLRFLKIPVAAPYKLADMARDTIGLMDALGIRKAHLVGASMGGMIAQEVAITFPERVLSLTSIMSTTGNPKIPGPTREATAVLMAPPPKSKEEYFVRYGQTWKVLRNGSFPEDEALDPERARRTFERGLNPEGVGRQLRAILASGSRKERLRSVKAPTLVIHGTIDPLVHPEGGKDTAVSIPGAKLLMIEGMGHALPIPMWPEIIDAIDKHAHGAAAKAA, via the coding sequence ATGCCAGTGACCACGCTCGCCCATCAGCCGCCGCAGCTCGCCCGCGCCAACAACATCGACATCTGCTACGAGGTTTTCGGCGATGCGAATGCCGAGCCGCTGCTGCTGATCATGGGCCTCGGCGCCCAGATGATCCATTGGGACGACGAGTTCTGCCGCCAGCTCGCCGCGCGCGGTTTTCGCGTGATCCGATTTGACAACAGGGATATCGGGAAATCCTCCCGACTGAGCGGCGGCAAGCGGCTGACCGCGCTCGAGCTCATCAAGCTGCGCTTCCTGAAGATCCCGGTCGCGGCGCCCTACAAACTGGCCGACATGGCACGGGACACGATCGGGCTGATGGACGCGCTCGGCATCCGCAAGGCGCATCTGGTCGGCGCCTCAATGGGCGGCATGATCGCGCAGGAGGTTGCGATCACCTTTCCCGAGCGCGTGCTGTCGCTGACCTCGATCATGTCGACCACGGGCAATCCAAAGATCCCCGGCCCGACCCGCGAGGCGACCGCCGTGCTGATGGCGCCGCCGCCGAAAAGCAAGGAAGAGTATTTCGTCCGCTACGGCCAGACCTGGAAGGTGCTGCGCAACGGCTCCTTCCCCGAAGACGAGGCGCTCGATCCCGAACGCGCGCGGCGCACCTTCGAGCGCGGCCTCAACCCGGAAGGCGTCGGCCGCCAGCTCCGCGCCATCCTCGCCTCCGGCAGCCGCAAGGAGCGACTGCGCAGCGTCAAGGCGCCGACGCTCGTGATCCACGGCACCATCGATCCGCTGGTGCATCCGGAAGGCGGCAAGGATACCGCGGTCTCGATCCCGGGCGCAAAGCTGCTGATGATCGAAGGCATGGGCCATGCGCTGCCGATCCCGATGTGGCCAGAGATCATCGACGCCATCGACAAGCACGCGCATGGCGCCGCGGCGAAGGCGGCATAG